ATTATATCATTCTCACTGCAGATAGTTCAGCAAAAATAATGTTTTGAAGCACTCATTCTATTTCCGCATCAAACAGCAAAGAATTGCTTTTGCATGAAAAGCTGGTGAATGATATAAGGGATGGTTTAGTGTTCTTGAGGAAGGAAAAACTCACTCTAAGAAGAGTGCGATTTCTGTCCGGAGCTGGCGACATAGCTGTTTGTGCTGTCTTTGTGAAAGCACTTTCCCCTCAAGGAGCGGTTGCACACACGGAGAAAATGTAGGCAAGTTCTCAAGAAGCCACTCAAAGAATTCCTGGAATAAGAACAGTACTTCATTGTAAGACACCACTGCACATATATAATAAAAACATTCTCTGGGCTTGGTGGGCTTTACACCAATGTTGAAAAAATGACAACTTTATTCAGAGAGGACACTCATGGAGACACTTTGTGATCCCATAAATATTGTCATCCTTTGAGTACACAAACAGGGGCCATGGGTACAACAGCGATTCAGACCTCATTGCCATTGTATGCGTTGTCTTCAGCAAAACAAAGGCATTTACATGCTTTGCGTATCTGGCTTGAACAAGCACATgcacaacaaaaaaaatgttgctgcaCCAGGATACAATTGCCTGTACCTCTCCAAACAGTGGACCATCGCTTCTTGAAAACACAACAACATCAGAAATGGAGATCTTTACATTAGCAACATTGGCATACGATACAGAAGAAGCTACTTCGCCAATGTTCCTGGTCTCTAAACCACAATGTAGGAAATCAGACGTCAGGATGAATGGCATTCCAACATCTGGCATGCCACGTTGAGCTTCTTTAAGTTTAGGGTGACCTGGTGCTTCCCAAAGATCACTGGACATTTGTGTTTGAAAAAAGTCAGCAACTGATAAGGGAATGTTTTTGAAATTCCAGAATTTCTTGGATTTTGGAAGGGCATTTTTGCCTTCAAAACGCATTGTCCAGTGATGATGAGAAGGACCAAAGCGTCTTATCTGTGTGCTCATGTGCAGCAGCATGTGGTGCTTCGGCTTAAATGCATCTGAGCCATACAGCCTCACAATAAGTTCATTATGACGTGCAATAAGGTGCTCAACATCCCAAAGCACATCAGGAGATAACACAGGAGAAAGTAACAGCTGCGTGATTatgcacaacaacaaaaaacactcACAGTGTGGCTCTTGCACATTGTTTCTGGGCACAAAATTATCTATTATGAACAAAAAATGCAGCATAAGTACATAAGTAGAACTTGCTGAAGAAGGAAAACTGAAATCAGATTCAAAAGGCCTGGGATAGTCACTTTTGCTCACAAACTTGTGGAAAGAAAATTGAGACAGGGCAGCATTGAGTTGGCTTAAACTGATCCATGAAGCTTCTCTCACAATGAATTTTGCAAAGAGTTGCAGTTCAAACGGAACAACCCCTTCTAGCAGGACGTGCATCGGATCATAAAGCAGGTCTGTCAAGATCGAGAAGTGGTTGATTTTGGACAGCACAGACCTAGAATTGATACCACATTGTGCTGAATGCTCAGTGAAGCTTTTCTTTGAATCCGATTTTTCAAGTTGCAACAACTGCTTTTCATATTGACACTGGGTACGCAAAGAACACTCTATCTCATAGTGGAAGCGAGAAAATTCAGATGTTGCAACCATACAAGTCCTACATGCGAAGCGGACATTCTTGCTGAAAGATTCCTTGAATCCTGCTATGTTGTGGCATGCCAGGGAGTCTCCAGAGTATGCCAACAGGTACCCAAAAAATGTTTCTTTGCTATGCATTGTTTGAAGGTCACAGCCAGTTTGTAGCTTATTCACAGTAGAAAAAAAGTCACTAAGGAGCTTTGCCTTTGCATCCATTGACTTCAAGTCCTTTGAGTTTCCTACAGCCAGTAAAAAAATATTACTCAGTTTCGACCTCTCCGATGCCTTAATATTTACAAATGACACATAAAAAACTGTTAGTTTACCTCTAGAGCCTCTTTTCATGCCAATCGGATTGGCCAACTCGATATCGTCACAGTAAAGTAACATCACAATTAAATTTTCATCATGGGAACTGCCAACGGGATGTGTCTGAAATCTCGTGCCATCAGTGAAATCCTTGAGGAGGTCACTGCTTGAGATGTCCAATTTGGACTTGAAGCAATGGAGAAAATATGGGTGGTGCAGCAGATTTTCAAGCAGGCTTTTAAGAGGAATAATATAGCCTTTACTCCCACAATCAAGAGTTACCTCTACTGGAGCCACATATATTCCTTCGGAACAATAAAGTGCCTTCCTTGCACTGGAATTATGAAGAGCTGAAACATCAAGCGCAACGCCGGCAGCTGCCAAGATATTTGCAACTCCATGTACTACTGCGTCTACAGCTACTTTCGTACAGCGATGTTGTGACTCCAGTTGCCGAGCCAAGCATGACAGTTTGGTAATCAATTGAGGGCTTGAAGCCTGTGTCTCTGCAGTACTAATGTCTGTGTTAGCCTCGACGGTCAATTGATTAACTGAACTAGTTTTCGCATCCATCACGTATGAGGCACACAAAGACTGGCTACTAGCCTGAGTACTAGACATTTCCAAGTCAAGCGTATTTACAGGTATTAATCTGTTATCAACAGCAGATGATGAGCAAGATTTTTCTATGTGATCCTTGTAGTGTTTCACGTGGGCATACCGCATGTGACATATGGTACATTTTAGTGTGACTTTGTTCATGTGTACATATTTCGTGTGACGTAGAAAGCCATAGAGGTATCTTGTGGTGAATTGGCACGCACTGCAGACGTGCTTCCTAACCTGGCTTTTCGTAGGTAGCAGTGGCAGATCATTGGTGCTTCTTGTAGGTGGCAAGGACAGGTCATTGGCGCTTCTCGAAGGCAGCAAGGACAGGTCCCTGGTGCTTGTATTAGGCAGCAGCGACGGATCATTTGTGCTTCTTGTAGGCAGAAGGGACAAGTCATTGGCGCGTTGTAAGCTGCTGCTCTCAACTGTTTCACCAGGAGCTGTGGTACATAAGTCTGCATTTGCTGTAAACAACAAAGTAGGTTATTTAAATGCATATGCTGGTTTCAGACTACTTGAACAAAATGTAACAATACGTACATGTTAAAAATATGGATAAAGCGCCAGTTTACTGATTAAGAATAACAAATATCACTAAAGAGCCAGGTACAGCTACATTTAATTAAACGTCAGCAAATTTAATGCATCAAGTATACTTGGCTCATCAAACCATTAGGTTGTTGAGGTAGGCTAACCCTCAAGCTTTCTTCAAAATTCATACCTGTCCACTAAGAGCACACTACCCCGCTCCCTTTTATATGGAGTCATATAACATACATCAAGACTGGAAAGTGGTGCATATGTCCAACAACAGCACAGCACTGGGACACAGTCAACAGCAACAAACTGTACAACAAACAAGCATATTGCTCACTTGTTGAACAGCAATCAGAAAACTTTGAGGTGAGCCAAAGCAGGAGTTCtaacaaacaaaaattgaactaaCTTAAACAGTGAGGCATTTCTAAAAGATATATATCATCAGAAAAATATGTTTAAGTTATTTTCAGTTTAACCCATCTGCCATTGCATTCACACAGTAAGAACTAGTCAAGATATTTCCATATTCATACCACAGTTTCCTCCAGAATCTTGTGGTTCAGAAGCTTCAGAAGCATCTGTGCCGCGAACATGCCAGTCCCCAGTCCAAGGAGTGCTATCTGAAAGAAAATTTGACAGTGAGTGATAATACATGTTTATATTTGACAGCTGTCCAACCTTTTGAGCAACCAGGTAGCGAGGAATTTGCCATCTCGTAGTGGCCCCGCACACCATGAGCAACCTGACCTGAAGAAAATTTCAGAATTCATGCTTCATTAAACACCAAAGACAGAGCAAAGATTTGGGTATAAATTTCTAGTGCACTAACCATTATGTTCTTCCCAAGAACCACTGTGATTTTCTGTTTTTGCATATGTCTCTTGTGTGGTCACTATAGTAAGGCAAGAAAATACCAACATCAGTTACTCGTAAGAGATTGTGAGCATATGGAAACCAAAAATGCGACATACCAGCAGCAACTGTATACGACGTTGCGACAGCCCTTCTGATCGACATTACAGCATTTTTTTAATACTTTGAGGTCACTGTGTACTATACAATTTCTTTCTGTAACGATTTTTACTTGTAAAACGCCTCGGGAGAATTTTGGAAGTTTAACATATTTGTTTCCAGTAATTCCGAAAGACAGTGCCACCTTATCCCACATTCTGCTACGAGCGACTGCTCCCCGAGAATCTTGGCGGCAGCACGTTGGTGATATACAGTGTTTTTAATGGGACTCGAATTTTGTCAAGAATTCAGGATGCTTTCAAGAATTTCCAAGCATCGCTGATAAATTCGGGAGCATTGTGGACACTAAGCAGGAATTAAAAATGGAACTAGTAATAAACTGCtcactttttttctgtgtttaGAGCATTTCAACATATATAGTCCCATCACATGCTGGCCCAATGGTTAAATTTCAGCTATAACTTTTATACTGGGTGCCAGGTGCCTAGTAAGCGTTCTGTTAGGCGTGCCTGTAAGCCAAAACTTAGTGCAAAAAAAACGCCGATGGCATGTCTGCTGCGGCCAGTAAGCTTTCACAGCCGATATTGAACCTCGGATCTAGCTTGCACTAGGACTGCGCTCCAATTATCTCAGCAAAACGTCGCCCGCAAATAAACATTATAAAATGTAAATGAAATTTACATTATTAGGCAACTAAGTATTGTCATTCAATGCTTGCTTAATGTGCACTATGAAATCCAAGTTATCGACGATGCTCAGAGTCGTATCGCACGTTCACTTTTTCATTAAATGCCAGACCCACTGAAATCAGCCTGTAGAAACACTGCTCAGCCCAAAAAGCATGAACGTTGCCTATTATAACAGATGCtgtaaaacacacaggaaacagcTTTTCTATGTGTATTAGTATATATTTATTTTGGACAAAATTGGCTTCATATACTCACTGGTATCGATAGTCACCGCTTGGCTGGAGTTTGGCACATTAGAAACATCATTACCAGCTACAGCTGGTTCCACAGACCCTGTCAAACATTAAATTTATCTGCTTATTTCTTCACACAGAAGggcatgtacagtgctcacggattaaAATGCGACACTGCAAGCGCATGGCCGCTCATGTATGCAGCGTTGCCTGTGGAAGCACGATCTTGCATTGCGGTATACCGCTACACTGTACGTTGGCGCTGCGGAAAACCACAGTCCCGCTCATTGGCAACCGGAAGCAGTAAGCCCACGCTCAAACCACGCTCACTCTCATGGTAAATACCACAATGCAACGTGTTCCTTCCAGGGGTTGCGCTGCATGTACCGGCGGCCACAAGCTCGCTATGTCGCATTTCAATCTGTGAGCACTACATGCAAGGCAATTAGAATATAATGCAGAAGTGTGGTTAGTACGCTGGTATAGGATTTTACAGGTATTCATAAGCACAATTACTTTGTCAACAAAGCTTTTGTTAACATGTTTTGTAAGCGTCCAAGTGATTACAAGCATGCCCATGGTAATATACAATGTTGCGGTCATGAATTTACCTACCATCTGCAAAAAGTTATTGTACTGCAATACAAATAAACCAATATAATAAAAGGGCGACGTTCTGCGATTTTGCAAAATGACGTGCATCCGTACAACTCAACTAAAAAGAATTCTGTAGGAACTTCACTGGAGTTTAGGCATTTGGAAGCATGGTGCCACTTGCTCATCCTCATTGTGCTCTACTGACCATCGCTTGACTACAACTGACCATCACTTGAGCTTTGCTTAATCAGTACTGACCATTGGTTCAATACGCCACACGGAAAATATCGGGGTTCAAACACTATATGCATCGGAGGTCGAGAGTTCGATACCCTGCATGCTTGGAAGGTTTGGGGTACCAGTTTTTTTCTGCTTCGGAGGTCAAGGGTTCGACAGCCTGCGTACTTGGAAGGTTGAGGGTTCGAGCCCCGACATGCTTTGTAGGTTGTGTGCATGAGTCGTTATTTACTATATaccactatacagggtgtttttttttttagcttcaccaaactttttaaattagaaaaatataaatcttggtcacgttatgtttaccattcgagtgtacggattggcggcctctagatacagagcagttaccgcacttacgtgcgtaattagcgaagttacgataattaactttctaattatcaacaataggtggctacagcaaatgagtaccttggggcccgtcctcgacactacctatcccaatgatcaaatttggaatagcggagttcatgtgggagctacgcgaacaattatttccccttggcaggctccttgaaaccgaaactggccgcgaaaagagcgtctgtgtcgacgatgtcgccgccccccagcctttcgtcacgtctccgaagtcagcgctggtccggccccgcgagcagcttgcgttagctctttgctgtctgcggcgttcgcagtcgacgctacagactgatatgacgttgtgcctgcagtatctaaaagcccaaggagcggggttggcgctacagcgcaacgtggcgcccgacggaatgacgaagtaaatttggcggcccgcggGCATTGAAGCGccaggccaacgccgcagacagcaaagagatTACGCAACCTGCTCGCGCGGCCGGACCGGCGCTGacttcggagacgtgacgaaaggctggggggcggcgacatcgtcgacacagacgctcttttcgcggccagtttcggtttcaaggagcctgccaaggggaaataattgttcgcgtagctcccacatgaactccgctattccaaatttgatcattgggataggtagtgtcgaggacgggccccaaagtatactcatttgctgtagccacctattgttcataattagaaagttacttatcgtaacttcgctaattacgcacgtaagtgcggaaattgctctgtatctagaggccgccaatccgtacactcgaatggtaaacataacgtgaccaatatttatatttttctaaccTAAAAAATTTggagcagctaaaaaaaacaccctgtatgtatccTATGTATTTCCTATGAAGCTCTGTGTATTCCTATGGGAAAGGCGTTAAGTTACGGACATATTTGTTGGGGAAGTAGCCGAacaatgctcacgcattaaaagCGAACGCCACAGGCAGCGATCGGCAACACCGCGTGCAAGCCACTTGAGAGTAAAATCAAGTAAAGGCACGTTCACGTTAGCGGTAAATATCCCTTAACGgcaaaccggcctccagtgccgtagaacgtctgccgcgcgagaggtgtccaattGTAGACGGAAATTCGGCCGGGGCCCCGGCCGCCGCCAAAGCCACCTTGCCGCCGCCcgaccgacgggccaatcgacgaccgcgaacctgcgcgcccccgccaccggcaacgcaaacatcggctgcagcttctgttccacgCAAATCCCCGCAAAATAATTTCCACTACGTAAAGTGATGCATACATTGTACACGTTacgaaaaacgatatccactgtcaaacgttaaacacgaacgagagctccgatacctGTCCAGCTCAGCTGCACTGCACGGcttaccgacgggagacgacgggcgcggctgtgctcgcatcgctgccgacggcgccgctaatattaGCGTATTTTCTGCATTGTCtataattattgcgaagagcgacagcagCGGTatgaaatattgcggcttgtgagcgtcggtgattcattccgaagcgccatcaGCTTTAGCTTTGaggtgaaccggaaaaggcctagcgacgatatcggcgccgccgaacgatgAGCAGCGGTATATaggctgccgtcgttgccagaaCGACCACTCCTCGGTCGCGATTGATCACTTCGCTGtacggctgccgcacaaatgggtcccggtcacATCCTATGGTcacatcctctctacggcaagtaaatctcgccgttcgcgaggaaagccgccatcgaacggcggcccgcgaacgcGCAGCGGGctgccgtgccggtaacgtgaacGAGCCTTAAAGCTTTTTTTTAGCATAACACGGATGCGTTTCCGCGCAAATCGCTGCTTACCCCTTTGCTTTCTCTTTTTCACGTCCTTCCCCTCTaatgaaagaaaagctgcagcCTAGTTATATACTGAATACAGACAAACCAGCACAATGCAAGAACACTTACTAAGTTCGTGTAATTTTCCATGCGATCCGGGGCAGTGATCACAGTAGTCACAGCGAATGTTCGCCGACCTCAGAACACTGTATCGCTCACAGTCACAAAATGACTCCTTGCAGCGACCGCGCGCAATCCCAAATAAGTCCCGGTTCGTCACTGCCATTGTCCCCGACAAAATTGGCGCGAAAACAGCAAcaaaacacacatgcacagcTCACAACGCCATGTTTGCATCTACGTCCCGTCATGCAATGCTGGAACTATATAAGGAAACGCGGATAGATGGCATAAGAACATGGCCGCTGCTTCTGCAGTGAAGTACAGTAACTGAAGCACGATTCGGACATTCAGATCCGGCTGCACATATTCAAACAAAAACGGGTTCGTTGAgggtaaaacaaaaacacaaactTATGGACATAGTGCGCTCTTGGAAACAATGTTGCCGCATTGAACACAATCATTCTTTATTGCCATCATGGTGGTAGAACTTCAGACAACTGTATCTTTCATCAGTCTACACGGCTCCGCGGTAGTGGAGTGGCTGTATGCGGCTTTTCCGTGCTGGGTTTGCTGCGCTGACATGCATTGGGCCCGTTGGACCAACCGTGTTGCTGCTGTACAATATAGCAAAATGTGGCGTGTTCCAGACATTTACTCGCACCGGTGCTGAGTGCATAAATAATAATGGGAGAAACGTGTCAAGCCTTTTAATAATTGCATTTTGTTTGCTCCAATTTCGCACCTCGGCTGCAGAGATGGTTTGCTAAAAATGGTCAATTAAGATACATTCCGTTGGGGCAACACTCACTAAATTCTTTGGGCGCTTTCTAGGCAACGACGCATTGCTCTAGATGGTTGTAATATGAGGAAAACGTTGGTACATCAGTCTGCGATTGAGCTTGCTCCATGAATGCGCCCAAGCAAATTCGCACTGAGTAAACACGGCAAAAGGGCCTTCCAGGTTCCTACCATATAATGATAATCATGCTTCTTTTTCCTCGCCTCATGAAGAAGGCAGAAGTGCCAGAGGAGCATTATTTTGCCACGAGATAAACTAAACATACGTCAAAAGTGCTCCCCAATCCGTGAATGTGAGACTCATAACAAAGAAAAACACTTGCGGCGGCGTGTGTCGGCAGCGGCATGCGGTGGCAACGAGATTGCTTTCTGCAGGACACATGTAGGGCCTGTGAAAAGCGCTAATTGTATATAATATTTGCTCATTCGGTGATTGTACTTCCGGCAAGAATCGTCATTATTCTTGCATAACATTCTTTTCCCGCGGCGTATACTTCCGATATGTGGCTCTGCCGGCTCAATGAGTAATTTTATCTCATGCGAAATTTGTGACTGAACACCCGTACACGTGCTTATCAAGTGGATCAACAACGTGTGCATGCAGGTTACTTATCCTGCGCTTTGTTATACTGTGTAAATTGCGAACTTCCACTCCCTATATAATGTCTCCGTCGGGTCTcggttaaaggttacttaaaatTCTATAGGTTACAATATAGAGGTTACATGCTGGCAGCAGATCAATGTAACTAATAAACAGCTCCCGTCGCACTCAGTTTCATTATTGTAACTCTTAGCATGAGCAATATAATGAAAACATCAAAAGGACTGACGATGTAACCGTTGTTTTATTAGTTACTGATGTTTCTAGGTATACATATAGGTTACCAAGATTAGAGTGTAGCCGCGAGAAtgtttcgaaatggtgccgtaatagcggagttacacgcgtttgatgagtgaaacacggccctcgctcgtttcgctctttatTTCGCTACTTTCCTCGTTGGCTGGTCTCTCCTCGTCGCCgggtgctcctccaaatgtcacgtgacatacgccATCCCCAACGCGCTTCTGAAAACACTTTTCACTTCCGGtaaaggcacgtccacgctagcggcaaatataccgacggcgaaccggccccagtgccgtagaacgtctgccgcgcgagaggtgtccaaagtagacggtagtgggcagcacgatcaacgggccaatctacggatggatggatgtgaggatgctatgagcgtcccctttgaaacggggtggtgggttgcgacgaccgcgaagctgcgcgcctccgccaccagcgacgaaaacatcggctgcagcttctgttccaagcaaaataatttttgctagataaagcgatgcataaattctacattttatgaaaaacgatatctaCTGACAAACTTTTAACATGAACGAGAGTTCCGATACTTGTCGAACTCAGCTGCAATGCACGGCTACCAACGGGTGActaccggctcggctgtgctcacaTCGCAGCAAACGGCGCCGCTAATAtgagcgtatttttcttctttgtgtacaattattgcgaagagcgacaacaacgataagaaaatattgctgCTTGTGaccgtcggtaattcattcctaaGTGCCGTCCCCTTAATAGCTTTAAActgaactggaaaaggcctagcgacgatatcggcgccatgTAGCGAATAGcagcggtgaggctgccgcacaaatgggtcccggtctcatcctctatACGTCAAGTAAATCTCGCCGtccgcgagcaaaaccgccgtcgaacggggGCCCGCGAATGggaaacggcgtgcggcgagttaccgtgccggtaacgtggacgggccttagccgcgaccaGTCCGtggccgcgactcagcgcttctcggcgataccgctgttgctgccgtgccggccgtgcccatgcgaagcgtgccgctatggatcctgtgttgcgcgcacgtctacaaatgccaacactgtcgcactctgttcacgAGGCTAATCAGACCGCTTAGCACGACTTTGTTGGACCGCGAACGATTTGGCTCTTGCGTTGCGgactgtaattaccgattcgcaagttctcacaagcgagcaacacgacgaggaagagcagggagtgCGCGTACCttctagcagactaaccggaagtggTAGGTTCTTACTCGAGCAATCGATATCGTCGTGCccattgacatcaccagatgcactcTGGTGACATCACGACGACCACTGGGGATGCCAgaaaggctcggagaggagcatggcattgttttttttttatttcgtagcgcacccgcggcgcgtagcgctacAGCATTtagcatcgttgatcgtgatggcattctgaactcgatgcgcgtgtttacttgaaataataaaaaatatcggaggtggtttaggggccctttaagtccCCGATTCCATCGACGCAGAAGAGCAGCATTGGAAGCGGGCGTGTCTCCTACTGCCTGCGTTGTCGTGAAGCTTTCGAAGTGTCATTGAAACAGTGACAAAGGTGTTCAAGGAAGAAATTTGCACGTTGCCGTCCAGAAGCCTCGTAAATGTCAGGCTCGAACACAGCAATTGTCATAGGGCGAGTTCTGATATTTACCAAGTGCGCTTCTGCGCGAACGAAAGTATGCGGTGCAGTTTCCGATGACAGCTTTATCCAGATAGCGGCATAAATGGGGTCATAAATGCCATCGCTGACGTTTTGCATGGCTATTGGTGAGAGCCAGGTCAAGCTACAAGCATCCTAAAGTCGTATTTCCTGATAAATATACACCGCCACGTCTTCATCCGGGCCTTCCCGGCGTGCTCTCATGTGTacgaagtgatgatgatgatgatgatttattggcatcccctttgaaacggggcggcgacaaatagtcacctagcctgcttgatttaatcaggtatactatacatgttctttatctagcatttttgtatacctctcatcattatttttctatttcaaaaatttaccttgtgccgctgcctatgattttaagagatcaggtcgtatccatcttttccctgcttttttccactagtactccaatcgtctcttgctgatctctacggctgatctgtttatgtttccttccactttgaaaccaagcgcttctgggagttgcacgttccctacggttctcgctgggtggatcccgtcgcattccatcaggatgtgctgagtggtttctggatctttactgcagcatgcacatgtctcatctagttccgaatgtttgttccgatatgttttcgttcttaggcaaccggctggagcctcaaatagcaaggcactgccctttgtgttatcgtacagattttcccttctaatttctttcttctccttcttgtaaatctccattgtcctttttgtttccattctttgcatccgattcacggtctctatttctctcgctttctttatGATGACaactggttgtctatttgcagtttcgattatcctgtactcggttgccaacttccttgacctcttcctccattctgtgtctacgcttttcatgtagagatacttgtgcacttttgccgcccatttattttcatcgatattcctgagcctttcttcaaaactaattttgctctgtgcttctctgacttcaaaagaggcccaacccatgtcaccctgcactgccttatttgtggtattaccgtgggctcccaaagccaaccggcctactaatctttgattaacttccaaacccgccaatatatgcgattttaagcatataatggcatttgcgaatgttagcgctggcaccattactcctttcaagattccacgcaccacctcatacttattgtggccccacagtgctctgtgtttcattattgctgcattccgcttcccctttattttcagattatcttggtggttgtttgagtaattctttccttcgtttatgtgtacgccgaggtacttatattgcttcactatgggtattacttgctgttgaattgacaccacgaag
This Dermacentor silvarum isolate Dsil-2018 chromosome 6, BIME_Dsil_1.4, whole genome shotgun sequence DNA region includes the following protein-coding sequences:
- the LOC125946269 gene encoding uncharacterized protein LOC125946269 — its product is MDAKAKLLSDFFSTVNKLQTGCDLQTMHSKETFFGYLLAYSGDSLACHNIAGFKESFSKNVRFACRTCMVATSEFSRFHYEIECSLRTQCQYEKQLLQLEKSDSKKSFTEHSAQCGINSRSVLSKINHFSILTDLLYDPMHVLLEGVVPFELQLFAKFIVREASWISLSQLNAALSQFSFHKFVSKSDYPRPFESDFSFPSSASSTYVLMLHFLFIIDNFVPRNNVQEPHCECFLLLCIITQLLLSPVLSPDVLWDVEHLIARHNELIVRLYGSDAFKPKHHMLLHMSTQIRRFGPSHHHWTMRFEGKNALPKSKKFWNFKNIPLSVADFFQTQMSSDLWEAPGHPKLKEAQRGMPDVGMPFILTSDFLHCGLETRNIGEVASSVSYANVANVKISISDVVVFSRSDGPLFGEVQAIVSWCSNIFFVVHVLVQARYAKHVNAFVLLKTTHTMAMRSESLLYPWPLFVYSKDDNIYGITKCLHECPL